A section of the Sporanaerobacter acetigenes DSM 13106 genome encodes:
- a CDS encoding trans-sulfuration enzyme family protein, with protein sequence MDKNKNYHFDTKTIHGGSSGKNPNNALNPPIFQTSTFVFDDIEHVEKVMSFQSDDYVYTRGNNPTLRLFENRMVELEFGAGAVAFASGMAAISSVLFSLLKPDDKVIVHRTLYGSSYNVVTNILPQYNVEYKMVDLGKLEELKASIDENTKVIYFETPSNPNLSIIDIKGVVEIAKERSIKVVVDNTFASPYFQNPLLLGADVVVHSATKYICGHGDVVGGVAIAKDADYINYLKFDYMCEFGGVMSPFNAWLLLRGLKTLGVRMRQHEENAMKVANFLQSHKKVKKVMYPGIESFGGHEIAKKQMNGFGAMISFEIDGGMEEAKKFVENLKLAQLAVSLGDCETLVEFPAAMTHRGYPHEKLIEFGLTESMIRISVGLEDYRDIIEDLEQALER encoded by the coding sequence ATGGACAAAAATAAAAATTACCATTTTGATACTAAAACAATACATGGTGGAAGTTCGGGAAAAAATCCAAACAATGCTCTAAATCCACCAATATTTCAAACATCAACTTTTGTATTTGACGATATAGAACATGTAGAGAAGGTAATGAGTTTTCAGTCAGATGATTATGTATATACTAGGGGAAACAATCCAACGCTAAGATTGTTTGAAAATAGAATGGTTGAGTTGGAATTTGGAGCTGGAGCTGTAGCTTTTGCATCGGGAATGGCAGCTATTAGTTCAGTTTTGTTTTCTCTTTTAAAACCAGATGACAAAGTCATAGTTCATAGGACTCTTTATGGTTCAAGCTACAATGTAGTTACCAATATTTTGCCTCAATATAATGTGGAATATAAAATGGTGGATCTCGGGAAATTGGAAGAATTAAAAGCTTCCATAGATGAAAACACAAAGGTTATATATTTTGAAACTCCATCCAATCCCAATTTATCAATTATAGACATAAAAGGGGTAGTGGAAATAGCAAAGGAGAGAAGTATAAAAGTAGTTGTAGACAATACTTTTGCTTCTCCATATTTCCAAAATCCACTACTGTTGGGAGCGGATGTGGTAGTTCATAGTGCTACAAAATACATATGTGGTCATGGAGATGTAGTAGGTGGAGTTGCAATAGCTAAAGATGCAGACTATATAAATTATTTAAAATTTGATTATATGTGTGAATTTGGTGGAGTCATGAGTCCTTTCAATGCATGGTTACTTTTGAGAGGACTTAAAACCCTTGGGGTTAGAATGAGGCAACATGAAGAAAATGCAATGAAAGTAGCAAATTTTCTCCAGTCTCACAAAAAGGTAAAGAAAGTTATGTATCCTGGTATTGAAAGTTTTGGGGGTCATGAAATAGCTAAAAAACAGATGAATGGATTTGGAGCCATGATAAGCTTCGAAATAGATGGTGGAATGGAAGAAGCCAAAAAATTTGTGGAAAACTTGAAATTGGCTCAGTTGGCAGTTAGTTTGGGAGATTGCGAAACATTAGTGGAATTTCCAGCAGCCATGACTCATAGAGGATACCCTCATGAAAAGTTGATAGAATTTGGACTTACAGAAAGCATGATTAGAATATCCGTTGGTCTTGAGGATTATAGAGATATAATAGAAGATTTAGAACAAGCTTTGGAAAGGTAG
- the nadE gene encoding NAD(+) synthase, translating to MEEIKKFIADNIEKYKYKGVVVGISGGIDSAVVGKLLKDSLGRDKVLGLILPERDTAKDTVEDAILVCDYIGIEYKIIDLTGVIRKIGVYSLKPPAFPFPKAIQNRYSKNVWTSQENPFIQDLTTQGDKSFSESLAYYRAKPRIRTITLYFEAEKRGYAVAGCTNKTEEMTGFYTKWGDEACDIEPIRHLYKTEVFELARKLNIPQKIIDKKPSPDIAPGITDEFALGIEYEELDRILMKIENNEDLSNENQSSVEKVKEMLENRKYREVRQLHL from the coding sequence ATGGAAGAGATAAAAAAATTTATAGCGGATAATATAGAAAAATATAAGTATAAAGGTGTTGTTGTGGGAATCAGCGGAGGAATTGATTCTGCTGTAGTAGGAAAACTACTTAAAGACTCATTGGGAAGAGACAAAGTTTTGGGTTTGATACTTCCTGAAAGGGACACTGCCAAAGATACAGTTGAAGATGCAATTCTTGTATGTGATTATATTGGAATCGAATATAAAATAATTGACTTGACTGGAGTCATAAGAAAAATAGGGGTTTATTCTTTAAAGCCTCCTGCTTTTCCTTTCCCAAAGGCCATTCAAAATAGATATTCTAAAAATGTATGGACTTCTCAAGAAAATCCTTTTATACAGGACTTGACTACTCAAGGAGATAAAAGTTTTTCTGAAAGCCTTGCATATTACAGAGCAAAACCAAGAATCAGAACAATAACGCTATACTTTGAAGCTGAAAAGAGAGGATATGCTGTAGCTGGATGTACCAACAAAACCGAAGAAATGACTGGATTTTATACAAAATGGGGAGATGAAGCCTGTGATATTGAGCCAATAAGGCATCTATATAAAACTGAAGTATTTGAACTTGCAAGAAAATTAAATATTCCTCAAAAAATAATTGACAAGAAACCCAGTCCTGATATTGCACCAGGAATCACCGATGAATTTGCCCTTGGAATTGAATATGAGGAATTGGACAGAATACTTATGAAAATAGAAAACAATGAAGATCTGTCAAATGAAAATCAAAGTAGCGTAGAGAAAGTAAAAGAAATGCTTGAGAATAGGAAATATAGAGAAGTAAGACAATTGCATCTTTAG
- a CDS encoding DUF4367 domain-containing protein, translating into MTNNDELFDAKMKEKFKKELNKIPEDINEEFDNILSTIKNKGDENMKRTVKMRKTGIIAASILCALTITMQTAFAQELVDKIIKSLSLSNITIFENQDIKWKDQELPEAAKGKVFDKDGNVIEKITLANKDEMYNENGEKVFGVDSDGTLITEAVQKENMEKNAEENPVDDVIVKDPKKLNGYTCFDVKLPTYLPEGFEFDYAEFYKEDNGEIFDGGCGVYYINNKTEEPISIFQTYICEESSSETFFNNVEKVKVNGKEAIVGDEGIVWEANDVRYLMYTSFGKNENIKIAESIK; encoded by the coding sequence ATGACGAATAATGATGAATTATTTGATGCTAAGATGAAAGAAAAATTTAAGAAAGAACTAAATAAAATACCAGAAGATATTAATGAAGAATTTGACAATATCTTAAGTACTATCAAAAATAAGGGGGACGAAAATATGAAAAGGACAGTTAAGATGAGAAAAACAGGAATCATAGCTGCATCTATATTATGTGCATTGACAATAACTATGCAAACAGCTTTTGCACAAGAATTAGTAGACAAAATTATTAAATCTTTATCTTTAAGCAATATAACAATATTTGAAAACCAAGATATTAAATGGAAGGATCAAGAACTACCTGAAGCAGCCAAAGGAAAAGTATTTGATAAAGATGGGAATGTAATAGAAAAGATTACATTAGCTAATAAAGATGAAATGTATAATGAAAATGGAGAAAAAGTTTTTGGCGTAGATTCTGATGGAACATTGATAACAGAAGCAGTACAAAAAGAAAATATGGAGAAAAATGCAGAAGAGAATCCAGTTGATGATGTAATCGTTAAAGATCCTAAGAAATTAAATGGATATACTTGTTTTGATGTAAAGTTACCAACTTATTTGCCAGAAGGATTTGAATTTGATTATGCTGAGTTTTATAAAGAAGACAATGGAGAGATTTTTGATGGAGGGTGCGGTGTATATTATATAAATAACAAAACAGAAGAACCAATATCTATATTTCAAACTTATATATGTGAAGAATCATCCAGTGAAACCTTTTTTAACAATGTCGAAAAAGTAAAGGTAAATGGTAAAGAAGCTATTGTAGGAGATGAGGGAATTGTTTGGGAAGCAAATGATGTAAGATACTTAATGTACACTAGTTTTGGGAAAAACGAAAATATAAAAATTGCTGAATCAATTAAATAA
- a CDS encoding RNA polymerase sigma factor translates to MELTSFSKRRRNTEVYKAKKGDNEAFLALIDQNRLNIYRVARGILKNEEDVKDAIQNTLMKAFQNIHTLEKDEYFKTWLIRILINECNEILRKNKRNISLDENIGDIGEKYTDDYENMDLVRAINSLDEELRILITLFYFEDISVRDISEILNISKGTVKSRLSRARLKLRKILGEDY, encoded by the coding sequence ATGGAACTGACATCATTTTCAAAACGTAGAAGGAACACAGAAGTATATAAAGCAAAGAAAGGAGATAATGAAGCGTTTTTAGCACTTATAGATCAAAATAGATTAAACATTTATAGAGTGGCTAGGGGAATTTTAAAAAATGAAGAAGATGTAAAAGATGCCATTCAAAATACATTGATGAAAGCATTTCAAAATATTCATACTTTAGAAAAAGATGAGTATTTTAAAACTTGGTTGATAAGAATTTTAATCAATGAGTGCAATGAAATATTGAGGAAAAACAAAAGAAATATTTCTTTAGATGAGAATATTGGGGATATAGGTGAAAAATATACTGATGATTATGAAAATATGGATTTAGTTAGAGCAATAAATTCATTAGATGAGGAATTACGAATATTGATTACATTATTCTATTTTGAAGATATTTCGGTTAGAGATATATCAGAGATTTTAAATATTTCAAAAGGGACAGTTAAATCAAGACTTAGTAGAGCTAGATTGAAACTAAGAAAAATATTAGGGGAGGATTATTAA
- a CDS encoding aminotransferase class I/II-fold pyridoxal phosphate-dependent enzyme encodes MIPLCVAEIKGNEWKYIEECLNNNAVGGIGSFVDRFEKDFKKFVGANRGVVTPNGTSALHLALRVLGIKEGDEVIVPSLTYIATVNPIKYVGAEPVFVDVCRDTFSMDVKKVEELITPRTKAIMPVHLYGHPVDMDSLMELASKYNLYVIEDATEGLGSLYKGNSIGSIGHMGCFSFNANKLMTTGGGGMLVTNDVELGKKAKFLSTQARVFHENNGFSYTDIGYNFRLPNINASMGCAQLENLDEFILKKREHRKYYDEFLKDVNGITLPVEKEWAKNVFWLYSIVVEDDFRMSRDELIKAFSENDIETRPFFEPVHEMIPYKNCRHGDLTVTEELGKRGINLPSSVGLKKEEIEKVCEIIIG; translated from the coding sequence ATGATACCTTTGTGTGTAGCAGAAATTAAGGGAAACGAGTGGAAATATATAGAGGAATGTTTAAACAACAATGCAGTTGGCGGAATAGGAAGTTTTGTAGATAGATTTGAAAAGGATTTTAAAAAATTTGTAGGGGCAAATAGGGGAGTAGTTACTCCCAATGGGACTAGTGCTCTTCACTTGGCTTTGAGAGTTTTAGGAATAAAAGAAGGGGATGAGGTTATAGTACCATCTCTTACATATATAGCTACAGTGAATCCTATAAAATATGTAGGGGCAGAGCCTGTATTTGTAGATGTATGCAGAGATACTTTTTCCATGGATGTAAAAAAGGTAGAAGAACTCATAACTCCAAGGACTAAGGCTATTATGCCAGTCCATCTATATGGCCATCCTGTAGATATGGATAGTTTAATGGAATTGGCAAGTAAGTACAATTTGTATGTAATAGAAGATGCTACAGAAGGATTGGGTTCTTTGTACAAGGGAAATTCTATAGGAAGTATTGGGCATATGGGATGTTTTAGTTTTAATGCAAATAAACTTATGACTACTGGTGGTGGAGGAATGTTAGTCACCAATGATGTGGAATTGGGAAAAAAAGCCAAGTTTTTATCAACTCAAGCTAGAGTATTCCATGAAAACAATGGATTTAGCTATACGGATATAGGATACAATTTTAGGCTCCCCAATATAAATGCTAGTATGGGCTGTGCTCAATTGGAAAATTTAGATGAGTTTATATTGAAAAAAAGAGAACATAGAAAATATTATGATGAGTTTTTAAAGGATGTAAATGGGATAACACTTCCTGTAGAAAAGGAGTGGGCAAAAAATGTGTTTTGGCTATATTCTATAGTAGTGGAAGATGATTTTAGAATGAGTAGAGATGAACTTATAAAAGCTTTTTCTGAAAATGATATTGAGACTAGACCATTTTTTGAACCAGTTCATGAGATGATACCATATAAAAACTGTAGACACGGAGATTTAACCGTCACAGAAGAATTGGGCAAAAGAGGTATAAATTTGCCAAGTTCAGTAGGACTAAAAAAGGAAGAAATAGAGAAAGTGTGCGAAATTATAATAGGATAG
- a CDS encoding S66 peptidase family protein → MIFPEKLRKGDRIAIVAPSSPVSKEKADACKKLVEDMGYKVKMGKCTYLSIHGYSAGTGEERAKEINEMFADKRVKAIWCIRGGDTSSHTMDKLDFDLIAANPKIFVGYSDITNLNVNFNQKCGMVVFHGPMVESDMLNNFDDFTKISFEKALNMEDELIFENPSGEDFKTMVEGSSKGIIVGGNLALLTSMIGTPYEVDTKGKILFIEDVNESVERLDRMMYQLKYSGKLEDAKGIIFGEFTNCTNKSDENYTTEEMLKDVLRGYKKPVMYNIKSGHCHPMATIPLGTMCTMDTKTKTIKLSR, encoded by the coding sequence GTGATTTTTCCGGAGAAGTTGAGAAAAGGTGATAGAATTGCTATTGTAGCACCCTCTTCTCCTGTATCAAAAGAAAAAGCAGATGCTTGCAAAAAACTTGTTGAGGATATGGGATACAAGGTAAAAATGGGAAAATGTACTTATCTGTCTATTCACGGTTATTCTGCAGGTACTGGAGAAGAAAGAGCAAAAGAAATAAATGAGATGTTTGCTGACAAAAGGGTAAAAGCCATCTGGTGCATAAGAGGTGGAGATACCAGTTCTCATACAATGGATAAACTGGATTTTGATTTGATAGCTGCAAATCCTAAAATATTTGTTGGATACAGTGATATTACAAATCTAAATGTAAACTTCAATCAAAAATGTGGCATGGTAGTTTTCCATGGACCTATGGTTGAATCTGATATGCTCAACAATTTTGATGATTTTACAAAAATAAGTTTTGAGAAGGCTTTAAATATGGAAGATGAATTGATATTTGAAAATCCATCTGGAGAAGATTTTAAAACTATGGTAGAAGGTTCTAGCAAGGGAATCATTGTAGGTGGCAATTTGGCATTGCTTACTTCTATGATTGGTACTCCCTATGAGGTGGATACGAAGGGGAAAATACTTTTTATTGAAGATGTAAATGAAAGCGTAGAAAGACTTGATAGAATGATGTATCAGTTGAAATACTCAGGGAAATTAGAGGATGCAAAAGGAATAATATTTGGTGAATTTACAAATTGTACAAATAAATCGGACGAGAATTATACAACGGAAGAAATGCTAAAAGATGTTTTGAGAGGATATAAAAAGCCTGTAATGTACAATATAAAGTCAGGACATTGCCATCCTATGGCGACAATCCCACTGGGGACAATGTGTACTATGGATACAAAGACCAAGACAATTAAGCTTTCAAGATAG